The sequence TGTCGGCGATGTGCGACTTGAGCTTGGAGTGCGGCATGGAGACCGTGTCGTGGTGCGCGGAGTTCGCGTTCCGGAGTCGGGTCAGCATGTCGGCGACCGGGTCGGTCATTGTCATGACTGGTGGTACCTCTCTCGCCTGGTTTCGTTCATCCGGACACGGATGACGACCTGTGGTGGTGGCGGCGCCGGGCGGAGGTGCCCGGCGCCGATCGTGCGGTGGTGCTGGTCGTGCGGGTGGTGCTGGTGGAACTGGTTACGGCGTGTTCTCGGGCGTCTGGAACGGGAAGCCGAGCGCCTTGAGCAGCGCGCGTCCCTCGTCGTCCGTCCGAGCGGTCGTGACGACCGTGATGTCCATGCCGCGGACCCGGTCGATGCGGTCCTGGTCGATCTCGTGGAACATGGACTGCTCGTTGAGGCCGAACGTGTAGTTGCCGTTGCCGTCGAACTGCTTCGGGCTGAGCCCGCGGAAGTCGCGGATGCGGGGCAGGGCGAGGGACAGCAGGCGGTCGAGGAACTCCCACATGCGGTCGCCGCGCAGCGTGACGTGGGTGCCGATGGCCTGGCCCTCACGCAGCTTGAACTGGGCGATCGACTTGCGGGCCTTGGTGACCTGCGGCTTCTGGCCCGTGATCTTGGTGAGGTCGGCGACCGCGCCGTCGATGATCTTGCCGTCGCGAGCCGCGTCGCCGACGCCCATGTTCACGACGATCTTCGTGAGCCCGGGCACCTGGTGCACGTTCGTGAAGCCGAGATCAGCGGTCAGCTGGCTGACGATCTCGGAGCGGTACTTCTGCTTCAGGCGCGGGAGCTGCTTGCCCTCGGCCGTGCCAGCGGTTGCGGTGTCGGTCATTGCTAGAGGTCCTTACCTGACTTCTTGGCGTAGCGGACGCGGACGGTCTTGGAGACCCCGTCCTTCTCGACCTGCTCGGTCCGGAAGCCGACTCGCGTGGGCTTCTTGGACTCGGGGTCGACGAGCGCGACGTTGGAGATGTGGATGGGCGCCTCGACGGTCTCGATGCCGCCGGTCTTGGAGCCGCGCTGCGTCTGGCCGACGCGGACGTGCTTCGTGACGAAGTTCACGCCCTCGACGACGACGCGGTTGCGCTCGACCAGGACGGACAGGACACGGCCCTGCTTGCCCCGGTCGCCGCCCTTGGCCTGCGTGCGACCCGTGATGACCTGCACGAGGTCACCCTTCTTGATGTTCGCCATGACTAAATGACCTCCGGTGCCAGCGAGATGATCTTCATGAACTTCTTGTCCCGGAGCTCGCGGCCCACCGGTCCGAAGATGCGGGTGCCGCGGGGCTCCCCGTTGCTGTTCAGGATGACGGCGGCGTTCTCGTCGAACTTGATGTACGAGCCGTCGGGACGGCGCGTCTCCTTCTTGGTCCGGACGATGACGGCCTTGACGACCTCGCCCTTCTTGACGTTGCCGCCGGGGATCGCGTCCTTGACGGTCGCGACGATGACGTCACCGAGGCCGGCGTAGCGGCGACCCGAGCCACCGAGCACGCGGATGGTCAAGATCTCCTTGGCACCCGTGTTGTCGGCGATCTTGAGGCGGGATTCCTGCTGAATCACTGTTGCTCCTTCTATCCAAGCAGCCGGGGCTACTTGGCCTTCTCGAGGATCTCGACCAGGCGCCAGCGCTTGGAGGCGCTCAGGGGACGGGTCTCGTTGATCAGGACCAGGTCGCCGATGCCGGCGGTGTTCGCCTCGTCGTGCGCCTTCACCTTGGAGGTGCGGCGGATGACCTTGCCGTACAGGGGGTGCTTCACGCGGTCCTCGACCTCGACGACGATGGTCTTGTCCATCTTGTCGCTGGTGACGTAGCCACGACGGGACTTGCGGTAGCCGCGGTCGGCCGTCGCGGTGTCAGCCGTGTTCTTCTCTTCGGCGTTCGCCATGATCAAGCCTCCTCAGCCTTCTCGGTGACGGCGGCGTCGTCGGCCTTCGCGGCCTTCTTCGTCGCCTTCTTCTTCTCGGGCTTCTCGGGGACCTCGACGGGGGCGGGCGTGGCACGGATGCCCAGCTCGCGCTCGCGGATGACCGTGTAGATCCGAGCGATGTCGCGCTTGACCGCGCGGAGGCGGCCGTGGCTGTCGAGCTGGCCGGTGGCCGACTGGAAGCGCAGGTTGAACAGCTCCTCCTTGGCCTTCTTCAGCTCTTCGACGAGTCGCTCGTCCTCGAAAGTGTCCAGCTCGACGGGGGCGAGCTCCTTGGAACCGATCGCCATTATGCGTCGCCTTCCTCGCGCTTGATGATGCGTGCCTTGAGGGGCAGCTTGTGGATGGCCCGGGTGAGCGCCTCGCGCGCCGTGACGTCGTCGACGCCGGCGAGCTCGAAGAGGACGCGACCCGGCTTGACGTTCGCGACCCACCACTCGGGCGAGCCCTTGCCGGAGCCCATGCGGGTCTCGGCGGGCTTCTTGGTGAGCGGGCGGTCGGGGTAGATGTTGATCCACACCTTCCCGCCGCGCTTGACGTGACGCGTCATGGCGATTCGAGCGGACTCGATCTGGCGGTTGGTGACGTAGGCGGGCGTGAGGGCCTGGATGCCGTACTCACCGAACGACACGGTGGTGCCACCGGTCGCCTGGCCGGAACGGCCGGGGTGGTGCTGCTTGCGGTGCTTGACTCGACGGGGGATAAGCATGGTTACGCCTCAACTCCTGCTGCGGCGACCGGCGCTGCCTCGGCGGCCGGCGCGGTGCGCGGCGCGTTGGTGCGGCGATCCCCGGTTCGACCGTCGGAACGGTCGTTACGGCGCTCGGGGCGCGACGACTTCTGGTTCGCCTGCTCGCGAGCGAGATCCTTGTTGGTGATGTCGCCCTTGTAGACCCAGACCTTCACGCCGATGCGGCCGAAGGACGTGCGGGCCTCGTAGAAGCCGTAGTCGATGTTCGCACGGAGGGTGTGCAGCGGCACGCGGCCCTCGCGGTAGAACTCCGACCGGCTCATCTCGGCGCCGCCGAGGCGGCCCGACACCTGGATGCGGACGCCCTTGGCGCCGGCGCGCTGCGCGCCCTGCAGGCCCTTGCGCATCGCGCGGCGGAACGCCACACGACCCGCGAGCTGCTCGGCGATGCCCTGG is a genomic window of Clavibacter capsici containing:
- the rplE gene encoding 50S ribosomal protein L5, with product MTDTATAGTAEGKQLPRLKQKYRSEIVSQLTADLGFTNVHQVPGLTKIVVNMGVGDAARDGKIIDGAVADLTKITGQKPQVTKARKSIAQFKLREGQAIGTHVTLRGDRMWEFLDRLLSLALPRIRDFRGLSPKQFDGNGNYTFGLNEQSMFHEIDQDRIDRVRGMDITVVTTARTDDEGRALLKALGFPFQTPENTP
- the rplX gene encoding 50S ribosomal protein L24, producing the protein MANIKKGDLVQVITGRTQAKGGDRGKQGRVLSVLVERNRVVVEGVNFVTKHVRVGQTQRGSKTGGIETVEAPIHISNVALVDPESKKPTRVGFRTEQVEKDGVSKTVRVRYAKKSGKDL
- the rplN gene encoding 50S ribosomal protein L14 — encoded protein: MIQQESRLKIADNTGAKEILTIRVLGGSGRRYAGLGDVIVATVKDAIPGGNVKKGEVVKAVIVRTKKETRRPDGSYIKFDENAAVILNSNGEPRGTRIFGPVGRELRDKKFMKIISLAPEVI
- the rpsQ gene encoding 30S ribosomal protein S17 produces the protein MANAEEKNTADTATADRGYRKSRRGYVTSDKMDKTIVVEVEDRVKHPLYGKVIRRTSKVKAHDEANTAGIGDLVLINETRPLSASKRWRLVEILEKAK
- the rpmC gene encoding 50S ribosomal protein L29; the encoded protein is MAIGSKELAPVELDTFEDERLVEELKKAKEELFNLRFQSATGQLDSHGRLRAVKRDIARIYTVIRERELGIRATPAPVEVPEKPEKKKATKKAAKADDAAVTEKAEEA
- the rplP gene encoding 50S ribosomal protein L16, whose product is MLIPRRVKHRKQHHPGRSGQATGGTTVSFGEYGIQALTPAYVTNRQIESARIAMTRHVKRGGKVWINIYPDRPLTKKPAETRMGSGKGSPEWWVANVKPGRVLFELAGVDDVTAREALTRAIHKLPLKARIIKREEGDA
- the rpsC gene encoding 30S ribosomal protein S3, which encodes MGQKVNPYGFRLGITTDHVSRWFSDSTKKGQRYSDYVAEDVRIRTMLKTSLDRAGVARIEIERTRDRVRVDIYTARPGIVIGRRGVEAERIRADLEKLTGKQIQLNILEVKNPEAEAQLVAQGIAEQLAGRVAFRRAMRKGLQGAQRAGAKGVRIQVSGRLGGAEMSRSEFYREGRVPLHTLRANIDYGFYEARTSFGRIGVKVWVYKGDITNKDLAREQANQKSSRPERRNDRSDGRTGDRRTNAPRTAPAAEAAPVAAAGVEA